The genomic stretch CCGATGGTCCTGAAGTACTCCGCCATCAGCCACAGCAGTCGACGGCGCTCCTCGTCCTCGACCACCGGCTCACAGCCCGGGCTGCTCAGCAGTTCTTTCTCAGTGTTGTTCGTGTCCATGGCTAGCCGAAAGCTGTCCGTCCCGGACCGCTGAGGCAATGAACGCACCTACATGGTGAGCTGGGACGGTCGTGGGGCAGGCGGCCAGGCGAGTCCCTTTGCCTGGGCCCCGGCGCGATGACACAGTGCGCACCTCGCCGTGGCGCCTCGTCCTTCCCCTCACGTCTATCGTCGGCTCCTGGGTTATGTGCGGCCCCATCGCCTGCTGCTCGCGGCGGGACTGGGCGCGTCGCTCGTGGCCGCCGCGGCGACCTCCACCTATGCGTGGCTCGTGGGGCCCCTGCTGCGCGCCGTGCTCACCGGCGGTCCCGTGGAGCTCGCGGGCGTGAAGCTGCCCGGAGAGCGCCTCCTCGGCGTGCTGCCCCTGATGGTGGTGGGCGTGGCGGTGCTCAAGGCGGGCGCGAACTACCTCCAGGGTGGGTGGATGCAGCGGCTGGGACAGCGGGTGATGGCGGACCTGCGGGCGTCCCTCTACGCGCGCCTGCTCGCCTGGCCCCCCGCGTTCTTCGAGCGCCAGCACTCGGGAGAGCTCCTCACGCGCTTCACCGCGGACGTGCCCCTGGTGGAGTTCTCCGTCACCCAGGCGCTCTCCTCCTACGTGCGCGACGGGTTGCAGATCCTCGCGCTGCTCGTCACCTGCCTGCTCATCGACGCGAAGCTCTTCCTGCTCACCTTCGTGGTGATGCCGCTCACGGTGCTGCCGGTGCGGGCCTTCACGCGCTCGCTCAAGAAGGTGGCCCAGCGCTCGCAGACGAGCCTGGGCGCGCTCACCGCGTTGACGGCGGAGCAGTTGCAGACACTGCCGGTGGTGCGGGCCTATGGCGCCGGGCCCCGGGCGCTCGCGCGCTTCGAGGCCGAGGCGGCGCGCTACCTCGGGGAGATGCGCCGCTCGCTCCTGCTGCGCGGCGCGTACAGCCCCACCGTGGAGCTGATGGGCATGGTGGGCGTGGCGGTGGCGGTGGCGTGGGGCGCGCGCGCCATCTCCGTGGACCCCTCGCTCTCCGGGCGGCTCCTGTCCTTCATCACCGCCACGCTCCTGCTCTACCAGCCGGTGAAGTCGCTCAGCGGCACGCTCTCCCAGGTGGTGACGGGTCTGGTGGGCGCCGAGCGCCTCTTCGCGCTCGCGGACCAGCCCGTGCCGCC from Cystobacter ferrugineus encodes the following:
- a CDS encoding ABC transporter ATP-binding protein encodes the protein MAPRPSPHVYRRLLGYVRPHRLLLAAGLGASLVAAAATSTYAWLVGPLLRAVLTGGPVELAGVKLPGERLLGVLPLMVVGVAVLKAGANYLQGGWMQRLGQRVMADLRASLYARLLAWPPAFFERQHSGELLTRFTADVPLVEFSVTQALSSYVRDGLQILALLVTCLLIDAKLFLLTFVVMPLTVLPVRAFTRSLKKVAQRSQTSLGALTALTAEQLQTLPVVRAYGAGPRALARFEAEAARYLGEMRRSLLLRGAYSPTVELMGMVGVAVAVAWGARAISVDPSLSGRLLSFITATLLLYQPVKSLSGTLSQVVTGLVGAERLFALADQPVPPDEGDDAPPLTQALTLSGLRATYPDGREALRGVDLTVPAGARVALVGASGAGKTTLFSVLLGFLPPSGGTVSWDGVPLSRLKPSRVRERLAWVPQEPVLFSGSVRHNVLLGRPDASDADLWEALRLAHAEDFVRALPGGLDEPVGERGARLSGGQRQRLALARAFLRQPSVLLLDEPTSALDAQSEAAVGAGLATLMKGRTVLVIAHRLSTVRDADLIVVLDAGRVVEAGTHAELSTRGGRYAQLLGEGAVAA